The genomic window GTCCCATTCACCCCCGGTCGAGGCGACGCGACGGCCGATCAGACCGACGTGGAATCGGTGGCCGTGCTCGAGCCGAAGGCCGACGGCTTCCGCAACTACTACGCCCCGCACCACAACAACGGCTCGACCCGGCCGGCCGAGGAACTTCTCATCGACCGTGCCCAACTCCTCACGCTCACCGCGCCGGAGATGACCGTGCTCGTCGGCGGTATGCGTGTTCTCGGTGCCAACACCGACGGCAGCAACCACGGCGTCCTCACCGACAAGCCGGGCACGCTCACCAACGACTTCTTCCGCAATCTCGTCGACATCGACACCGTCTGGGCGTCGTCCGACAATGGCCAGACGTTCGAAGGCCGCGATCGGGCAGATGGCGGGGCCAAGTGGATAGCCACCCGCGTCGATCTGGTTTTCGGGTCCAACTCCCAGTTGCGTGCGTTGTCCGAGGTGTACGCCTGCGACGATGCGGGTGAGAAGTTCGTGCGTGACTTTGTCGCCGCGTGGAACAAGGTGATGATGCTCGACCGTTTCGACGTGGCATAGCGGGGCGTTGCGGTATGCTGGCGATCATGCCGGACATGCTCGTGAAACTGCTCGAACTCCCGCCGGTCCCGGTGATTGATGGCGTGACCATCCGTCGGCCACGAGCGTATGAGCGGTCAGCGGTGGCCCGGTTCGTCAACGCGTTCGGCGGCGGGTGGGCCGACGAATTTGATACCGGCTTCGGACACTTCCCGCCGAGCGTTTTCATCGCCACGATCGGCGGCACGCCCGGTGCGAAGACGGCCGAGATCGTCGGCTTCGCCGCATACGACTGCACCGCCCGAGGTTTCTTCGGTCCCACCGGCGTGAGCGAGTCACAACGCGGTCGGGGCGTCGGTAAAGCGCTGCTCATCGCCGCCCTGCACGCGATGCGCGAAGTGGGATACGTCTACGCGATCATCGGCGGTGTCGGGCCGGCGGACTTCTACGCCAAGACGGTCGGCGCGGTGATTATCGACGACGGCCCGGGGCTGTACTCCGATTTGCTCAAACCGTGATACCTTGCGGGGATGTCTCGTCCCTTCGCGCCCGCGACGCCGTTGATCGCACACAATCCGTACTTCTCGGTGTGGAGCTTCGCCGAGCTGCCACACGCGGAGCCGACGGTACATTGGACCGGTCGTCCACACCCGGTGTCGGTGTGCGTCCGCGTCGATGGCCAGACGTACCGCATCGTGGGTTCGATGCCCTTCAACGGTGTGCCCGTCGAGATTGGCCAGACCAGGGTCAGCGCAACGGCGACGACCTTCGTTTGCGACGCCGGTCCGTTGGCGGTGGAGCTGACGTTCTGCAGCCCGTTGATTCCGAACGACATCGATTCGCTCGGCCGGGCGGCGTCGGTGATCGAGTGCAAGGTGCGTTGCCGGGACGGCCAGCCGCGCCGAGTGGAAGTGCTGGTCGTCATCTCGCCGTTGCTGGCGGTCAACAGTGGCGAGGAGCACGTGGCCCTCGACGAAAGCCACGCGACCGATGCGCTGCCGTTCGTCACCGCCCGGCATGTCGAACAGCCGATCCTGGCCAAGGACGGCGACGACCTGCGGATCGACTGGGGTTCGCTGATCTTCGCGATGCGCGAGGCGACCGCCGTCGTCGCGGCCAACGAATGGCCCACGATCAACCACTGGCCCAAGGACGCCAAGCTGACCGGCGGCGTCGC from Planctomycetota bacterium includes these protein-coding regions:
- a CDS encoding GNAT family N-acetyltransferase; this encodes MPDMLVKLLELPPVPVIDGVTIRRPRAYERSAVARFVNAFGGGWADEFDTGFGHFPPSVFIATIGGTPGAKTAEIVGFAAYDCTARGFFGPTGVSESQRGRGVGKALLIAALHAMREVGYVYAIIGGVGPADFYAKTVGAVIIDDGPGLYSDLLKP